One Setaria italica strain Yugu1 chromosome II, Setaria_italica_v2.0, whole genome shotgun sequence DNA segment encodes these proteins:
- the LOC101780877 gene encoding uncharacterized protein LOC101780877, with product MSSFGTPSAGPIIDSFLSGKAPMDPFVNKEQKSEITILQNEVFKVEKEKFMEDKRTKETIARAKEVQETLGKAKLAYGKIEDLSVEELNELVHDLSQIEQEIDDRLRPQQPSYQLEVGGSRDPFLGRPSSSSSPSSQIQMPPRRLPWTPIQPSLQLPKSSWSLPQSSRSRSSLLNPSMLPSAQAQPISMPPFQHSQMPQHALAVQPQAQMTLSSTETYPHNYNTLEMHINGNISLPFIQSSLMPALPPPPSPSTQITFYNEFPPPSSSQQPPTPLPIEAEHYMVEHPENHASTQDFTAGHPFANHQWPSPIPSNEPYYDISLYGLNLYLGDHGDYGGLVTVERDMAGPSGLHQQTYDCPYRNFLGSSSSGESHGDYGPGNNVGDMAHLGDS from the coding sequence ATGTCCTCTTTCGGCACCCCATCGGCTGGCCCTATTATTGATTCTTTCCTCTCAGGGAAGGCACCAATGGATCCATTCGTCAACAAGGAGCAAAAGTCCGAAATCACCATTTTGCAGAACGAGGTATTCAAGGTGGAGAAAGAGAAGTTCATGGAGGACAAGAGGACCAAGGAGACTATTGCACGAGCCAAGGAGGTCCAAGAAACCTTAGGGAAGGCTAAGCTTGCCTATGGCAAGATAGAAGATCTTAGTGTTGAGGAGCTCAATGAGCTTGTGCATGACCTCTCACAAATTGAGCAGGAGATTGATGATCGACTCCGCCCACAACAACCTAGCTATCAGCTGGAGGTTGGTGGGTCAAGAGATCCATTCCTCGGGCGGCCGTCCTCTTCGTCATCACCTTCTTCACAGATCCAGATGCCACCAAGACGTTTGCCGTGGACTCCCATACAACCATCCTTGCAGCTTCCAAAATCATCATGGTCTCTTCCACAATCATCAAGGTCGCGGTCCTCTCTTCTCAATCCTTCCATGCTACCATCAGCACAAGCACAGCCAATATCAATGCCACCGTTCCAACATAGTCAGATGCCACAGCATGCTTTGGCGGTGCAACCACAGGCACAAATGACGCTATCGTCTACTGAAACCTATCCACACAACTACAATACCCTGGAGATGCACATCAACGGTAACATCTCGCTACCATTCATACAATCTTCTTTGATGCCTGCgctaccaccaccaccttcgCCATCCACGCAGATTACATTCTATAATGAATTTCCTCCTCCATCATCATCGCAACAACCGCCAACTCCATTGCCTATTGAGGCCGAGCATTACATGGTGGAGCATCCTGAAAACCATGCAAGCACTCAAGACTTTACTGCTGGTCACCCATTTGCCAATCACCAGTGGCCTTCCCCTATTCCTTCTAACGAGCCATACTATGATATTAGCCTGTATGGGCTGAATCTTTACTTGGGAGACCATGGTGATTATGGAGGCCTTGTTACTGTTGAGCGTGACATGGCTGGTCCTTCTGGTCTGCATCAACAAACTTATGATTGTCCCTACAGGAACTTCTTAGGGTCTTCTTCTTCAGGAGAAAGTCATGGGGATTACGGTCCAGGAAATAATGTTGGTGATATGGCCCACCTCGGTGATAGTTGA